From the Mytilus edulis unplaced genomic scaffold, xbMytEdul2.2 SCAFFOLD_963, whole genome shotgun sequence genome, the window GGAAAGAAGAAGCTGTATCAGCTGGAAattattaatatcaaataaaaaggCCAACCTTACTattttaaagaattattattaaaaGAGAAGATAAGCTTTTTGTGTAGGAcaagtaaaataaatgaaattgtttcCTGACGTCCGGTAGAACAAAAAAGCGTATGGGTAAactattttattcttttgaaCATTTACACAGATTATAACGGAATATTTTGGATTTATAGGTTGGtgcttgataaaaaaatatttttcacatttattgtgcccaaggatttgtatagtgtcactatacaaatccttgttgtgCCTAATCAAAATTGTACATAAAATTTAAATGGGTAGACATGGACATTAAGCATTGGTCAGGAGATTGGAAGCACATTACTTTTTGCCTAAGGGAGAAACCATTCAACTTCAAAGAGGGATTATGGTGTTTTGTCTGTGTCAAACTTGATATTAGTTtttcaacgctatcaatcaattaattgtttgcaaaatttagtactataaggtatggggaaaatctgaATATAATACGTTTTATTTGGTCATCTGCTTGTTTTCATCAAATTGGtgatcaaaataaattttttttaggaaaaattcATAATTcaccttgaagttaaatggtcttTCACTAATGAAAGTAAGGAATAACGTTTTTGATTTcccaataatacaaaatttaaacaattgtATTCAGCAATGTTATTTGAGTTAGTAAGATAAAAATTGTCATGCAAATACAAATTGTATTGTAGAAATTTGAAAGTTGTCATTTATATTTCAATCCAGCAACAAGAAAAGCAATCACGGTGGATAGAACGAATATCGCAAAGCAAATCCAAAACAATAATTTATCCAATGCTGTGATAGCTTCTTTCCACGTGACATCCTTCTCTGCTACTGCATCTGTTTTGGATTCTTCTGAACTAGAAACCTTTTTACCACGCATGCGCAGTGTAAGCATTTTCAATATCCTGTACACTGGTTCCTCCGCCGAAAGAGTTATCAACCCAGATTCTACGGGTCGAAAATAAGCACAATGAGGGTTCCCATCACCAGTTGTATAATTATATAAACGGACATTATAGGGACCGTTTCTGAACTCTGAGGAAGAGAAGCTGAAACAATCGTCAGAAATACCGCAAATGACAACCATACAGTAATCGTGTAACCCAATCGCTCTCCTATATCCGCGGGAATCTTAAAAGTGAAAATGTCCAACAGAGAGAGCAATATAATGGGGAGAACAAAATTCATAATAACAAACAACGGCTTCCTCTGTATAACAATTGTAAATTTAACTTTAGTTTCGTAACTTTCCACCTCGTCTGTGGCGGACGATGTTATTATTTCCCATTCTCCATGAGATTGTAATTCTTCAGAAATGTCTATTCCGTCAGAATATTGCGCGAGAAATACATCGTGTCGATCAAGACTCCACGCGACGAACACAAGGTCACATGTTTGTCTATCGAAAGGGAAATAGGTCGAATCAAGACTGCACTTTGTACTGAAAACCTGAAAAGGACGCCACGTGACTTGACCATCGCTCTGAATAtttacttgaatgaatttagatcCAAGTTCTTTCAAATCACTGAAACCATTTTGCAGTGAGATATCAGGTTTCCATATATTTCCCTGTGGAACATAAAGTTCCTGTAATCCA encodes:
- the LOC139506866 gene encoding neuronal acetylcholine receptor subunit alpha-6-like → MIRWIFLFSVFGRTVCQSNTDVQNLLTQLFTTNSYNYLIRPSTDQSVTKEVYISFTLYGITGIDEIEQKLTTTGWLEIHWQDDLLSWTPSSYGGLQELYVPQGNIWKPDISLQNGFSDLKELGSKFIQVNIQSDGQVTWRPFQVFSTKCSLDSTYFPFDRQTCDLVFVAWSLDRHDVFLAQYSDGIDISEELQSHGEWEIITSSATDEVESYETKVKFTIVIQRKPLFVIMNFVLPIILLSLLDIFTFKIPADIGERLGYTITVWLSFAVFLTIVSASLPQSSETVPIMSVYIIIQLVMGTLIVLIFDP